The Tenacibaculum jejuense genome includes a window with the following:
- a CDS encoding T9SS type A sorting domain-containing protein → MKNYYSKIKNFTLIILISFSFQGLLSQANEPFNCVTEAYLFQTNDVYAQNLASGNAVLEGIDLALDNINAVGYNEKDGYIWGSLRFPDNTIIRIGKDYSTTTFEIPGASFSYVGDVNKDGIYYLRKSSNSYYTIDLDPSSATYLTVLGTQTISKSLNVHDWAFNAVDGKLYTVEKNSNNLYRIDTATNVVETLGEVPILSGLNYTYGAVYFDVDGNFYVSANQTGTVYIIRTVQNVTSSLDMNSNLFAFGPSSNSNDGARCPTAPVPQEDCTNGVDDDGDGLVDCDDPSCSGVASCPTITPTSTGNSGGLESNNRLSTQINRRNINRIKTNYTFDVAKARKVEKNSFYARRSSNQNISLWDLVPMDVIPGTTAVESSPSDLVDITNATDLVSVDYIRDNKGYGTLLLLKTENKVYEHTKHICDRFTGAELLSVSNMEINDALFIKSRVKQPDGSIEFVATFSVRESDDNSSFIVESHWNLDQYEEKGYYNFQVWASSIDDLYNVSQEVLNLLEVQKPISEYKSSDAPLVFIKKAAYRRGGKIDLEIINNLRPSTIIIEGNKRATETATSEPVTFNVDLTGYINNVTLDIGNLYDFGFRLRNQYNLTPDDLFLSDGTWGVDDSSQRFVDTFNVIANNETDEEGVYKVERNISLVATANQDVSVYRSLTPKFEPVDLTAYDQISFDAKGVGTMKMIFVKESISDWNNQPYITVNLTDNTKDYVIYKGDITSNANGEVNLNDVKMLFITLVADDGSMVQKNLDVGNIKFAKQATASIGNEVSLERALVSPNPVETSATFTFNSKSTNDYNFEVFNVLGKQVHSEKITSKVGSNTINFDRKQLSSGIYFYKISSKSLEMKGKLIFK, encoded by the coding sequence ATGAAGAATTATTACTCAAAAATTAAAAATTTCACACTTATTATTTTAATTAGCTTCTCTTTTCAAGGGCTATTATCTCAAGCAAACGAACCTTTTAATTGTGTAACCGAAGCATATTTGTTTCAAACAAATGATGTGTATGCGCAAAATTTAGCATCAGGTAATGCTGTACTAGAAGGAATTGATCTTGCTCTAGACAATATTAATGCTGTAGGTTACAACGAAAAGGACGGCTACATTTGGGGATCTTTACGATTTCCTGACAATACTATTATAAGAATAGGTAAAGATTACAGTACAACCACTTTTGAAATACCAGGAGCTAGTTTTTCTTATGTAGGAGATGTAAATAAAGATGGTATTTATTACTTAAGAAAATCAAGTAATTCATATTATACTATAGATTTAGATCCTAGCTCAGCAACATATTTAACGGTATTAGGAACACAAACAATTAGTAAATCATTAAATGTTCATGACTGGGCTTTTAATGCAGTTGATGGTAAATTATACACGGTAGAAAAAAACTCTAACAATTTATATAGAATAGATACTGCTACTAATGTAGTTGAAACTTTAGGTGAAGTTCCAATTTTATCTGGACTTAATTATACTTATGGAGCTGTATATTTCGATGTAGATGGAAATTTCTATGTATCAGCTAATCAAACAGGTACAGTTTATATCATAAGAACTGTGCAAAACGTGACAAGTAGTTTAGATATGAATTCTAATTTATTTGCATTCGGACCATCAAGTAATAGTAATGATGGAGCAAGATGTCCAACTGCACCTGTACCGCAAGAAGACTGTACTAATGGAGTCGATGATGATGGTGATGGTTTGGTAGATTGTGATGATCCTTCATGTTCAGGAGTTGCAAGTTGTCCTACCATTACGCCAACTTCAACAGGTAATAGTGGAGGTTTAGAAAGTAACAATCGTTTATCAACTCAAATCAATAGAAGAAATATTAATAGAATTAAGACAAACTATACTTTTGATGTAGCTAAGGCTAGAAAAGTAGAGAAGAATAGTTTCTATGCAAGAAGATCAAGTAATCAAAATATATCATTATGGGATTTAGTTCCTATGGATGTTATTCCAGGTACAACAGCAGTAGAAAGTTCTCCAAGTGATTTAGTAGATATCACAAATGCTACTGATTTGGTTTCTGTAGATTATATAAGAGATAATAAAGGTTATGGAACTTTATTGTTACTAAAAACAGAAAATAAAGTTTATGAGCATACAAAACATATTTGTGATCGATTCACTGGAGCCGAATTATTATCGGTATCTAACATGGAAATTAATGACGCTTTATTTATAAAATCTAGAGTTAAGCAACCAGATGGTTCTATAGAGTTCGTAGCAACTTTTTCTGTAAGAGAATCAGATGATAATTCATCTTTTATTGTAGAATCTCATTGGAATCTGGATCAATATGAAGAAAAAGGATATTACAATTTTCAAGTATGGGCGAGTTCTATAGATGACTTATATAATGTTTCTCAAGAAGTTTTAAATCTTTTAGAAGTACAAAAGCCAATTAGTGAATACAAAAGTTCAGATGCACCACTTGTATTTATTAAAAAAGCAGCATACAGAAGAGGTGGTAAAATAGATTTAGAGATCATTAATAATTTAAGACCGTCTACAATTATAATTGAAGGTAATAAAAGAGCAACAGAAACAGCAACTAGTGAACCTGTAACTTTTAATGTTGATTTAACAGGTTATATTAATAATGTGACCTTAGATATTGGAAACTTGTATGATTTCGGATTTAGATTACGTAATCAGTATAACTTAACTCCAGATGATTTATTCCTTTCAGATGGTACGTGGGGAGTTGATGATAGTTCTCAAAGATTTGTAGATACATTTAATGTTATAGCGAATAATGAAACTGATGAAGAAGGTGTATATAAAGTAGAACGAAATATTTCTTTAGTTGCAACAGCTAATCAAGATGTTTCTGTATACAGATCATTAACACCAAAATTTGAACCAGTAGATTTAACTGCTTATGATCAAATATCTTTTGATGCCAAAGGTGTTGGCACAATGAAAATGATTTTTGTTAAAGAAAGCATCTCAGATTGGAATAACCAACCTTACATCACTGTTAATCTTACAGACAATACAAAAGATTATGTTATCTATAAAGGAGATATCACATCTAACGCTAACGGAGAAGTAAATTTAAATGATGTAAAGATGTTGTTTATAACTTTAGTTGCAGATGACGGTAGTATGGTACAAAAGAATTTAGATGTAGGTAACATTAAGTTTGCTAAACAAGCTACAGCATCTATAGGTAACGAAGTTTCACTAGAGCGAGCGTTAGTTAGTCCTAATCCAGTAGAAACTAGTGCTACATTTACATTTAACTCTAAAAGTACCAATGATTATAATTTTGAAGTGTTTAATGTGTTAGGAAAACAAGTACACAGCGAAAAGATTACTTCAAAAGTAGGAAGCAATACAATAAACTTTGATAGAAAGCAGTTATCTTCAGGAATCTATTTTTATAAAATAAGTTCTAAGTCATTAGAAATGAAAGGAAAATTGATTTTTAAATAA
- a CDS encoding Gfo/Idh/MocA family protein, which translates to MLKAGVLGAGHLGKIHLRLLQESDKYELVGFYDPNKENADKVVTEYGYKYFETVESLIDAVDVVDIVTPTLSHFDCAKQAIEKGKHIFIEKPITNTIQEAEAIRTLASQNHVRGQVGHVERFNPAFTAVKDIIESPMFIETHRLAEFNPRGTDVPVVLDLMIHDIDIILSVVKSKVKNVFASGVSVISETPDIANARIEFENGCVANLTSSRISMKNMRKTRFFQKDAYISVDFLEKKSEVVKMKDAPETPDDFAMILQNAEGVKKQIYFENPKIESNNAILDELNSFADAILNKTTPIVSLTQGTEALRVAHQIIDCFSK; encoded by the coding sequence ATGCTAAAAGCTGGAGTTTTAGGTGCAGGTCATTTAGGAAAAATTCACCTACGCCTTTTACAAGAATCTGATAAATACGAACTCGTTGGATTTTATGATCCTAATAAAGAAAACGCAGATAAAGTAGTTACTGAATATGGCTACAAATATTTTGAAACTGTAGAAAGTTTAATTGATGCAGTTGATGTTGTCGATATTGTAACTCCTACCCTTTCTCATTTTGATTGTGCAAAACAAGCTATTGAAAAAGGAAAACACATTTTTATTGAAAAACCTATCACAAATACCATACAAGAAGCAGAAGCAATTCGAACTTTAGCTAGTCAAAATCATGTACGCGGACAAGTAGGACATGTAGAACGTTTTAATCCTGCTTTTACTGCTGTAAAAGACATTATTGAAAGTCCTATGTTTATTGAAACTCACCGATTAGCCGAGTTTAATCCTAGAGGAACAGATGTTCCTGTTGTATTAGATTTAATGATTCATGATATTGATATTATTCTTTCTGTTGTAAAATCGAAAGTAAAGAATGTTTTTGCTAGCGGTGTTTCTGTTATTTCTGAAACTCCAGATATTGCAAATGCTAGAATCGAATTTGAAAATGGTTGTGTTGCCAATTTAACCTCGAGTAGAATTTCTATGAAGAACATGAGAAAAACGCGTTTTTTCCAAAAAGATGCTTACATCTCTGTTGACTTTTTAGAAAAGAAATCAGAAGTTGTTAAAATGAAAGATGCTCCAGAAACTCCAGACGATTTTGCTATGATTTTACAAAATGCTGAAGGAGTTAAAAAACAAATTTATTTTGAAAATCCAAAGATAGAATCAAACAATGCGATTTTAGATGAATTGAATTCATTTGCAGATGCAATTCTTAATAAAACTACTCCCATCGTTTCCTTAACACAAGGAACAGAAGCATTACGAGTAGCACATCAAATTATCGATTGTTTTTCTAAATAA
- a CDS encoding protein-L-isoaspartate(D-aspartate) O-methyltransferase, translating into MRDTTKHQGLRNQLATVLNKKGIVDEKVLNAVRKIPRHLFIDSSFEDHAYQDKAFPIAANQTISHPYTVAFQSQVLEIKEDEKVLEIGTGSGYQTAVLLELKAEVYTIERQHELFKRTSLFLPKIGYKPKRFIFGDGYKGLPEQAPFDKIIVTAGAPFIPKPLLGQLKVGGKLLIPVGEGTQIMTLLIRKSLKEFEKHELGDFKFVPMLKKKN; encoded by the coding sequence GTGAGAGATACTACCAAACATCAAGGACTTAGAAACCAATTAGCTACTGTGTTAAACAAAAAAGGAATAGTAGATGAAAAAGTGTTAAATGCTGTTAGAAAAATTCCACGTCATCTTTTTATCGATAGTAGTTTCGAAGATCATGCGTATCAAGATAAGGCTTTTCCAATAGCAGCAAACCAAACTATTTCTCATCCCTACACAGTTGCGTTTCAATCACAAGTATTAGAAATTAAAGAAGATGAAAAAGTTCTGGAAATTGGTACAGGATCAGGTTATCAAACAGCTGTGTTGTTAGAGCTAAAAGCAGAAGTATATACTATAGAAAGACAACATGAGTTATTCAAGAGAACTTCTTTGTTTTTACCTAAAATCGGATATAAACCAAAGCGTTTCATTTTTGGAGACGGTTATAAAGGCTTACCTGAACAAGCACCGTTTGATAAAATTATAGTCACAGCTGGAGCACCTTTTATTCCTAAGCCTTTATTAGGACAATTAAAAGTAGGAGGAAAGTTGTTAATTCCTGTTGGCGAAGGAACTCAAATTATGACTTTACTAATTCGTAAATCTCTTAAAGAGTTTGAAAAGCACGAACTTGGTGATTTTAAGTTTGTACCGATGTTAAAGAAGAAGAATTAA
- a CDS encoding efflux RND transporter periplasmic adaptor subunit, producing MSKRAKIILAIVAILFAAVLVWFAKKNKKNVVEYETEKPFKTTIVKKTVATGKVVPLEEVEIKPQIAGIVDRILVEEGQVVKAGDLIATVRVVPNVEALNSANNEIKNAQLSYENAKTQFDRNRSLFEKGVISRQEFENSELSFNNAKQRLSNAKSNMDIVKRGTTAGLGNAANTNIRATSSGMIVEIPVKRGYQVIQSNSFNAGTTIATIADMNKMIFEGKVDESEVGKLVRGTKLQVSLGAIEDKKFPAILNFIAPKGTEEAGAVQFKIKADVTLDDSNFIRAGYSANADIVLEKKDDVLAIKEALLRFDKKTEKPYVEIKKEDGKFEKKELELGISDGVNIEVKSGVTTTDEIKIWNKASKDKKDEEKDN from the coding sequence ATGAGTAAAAGAGCCAAAATTATATTAGCAATTGTAGCAATTTTGTTTGCAGCCGTTTTAGTTTGGTTTGCGAAAAAGAACAAGAAAAATGTGGTCGAATATGAAACTGAAAAACCTTTCAAAACGACTATCGTTAAAAAAACAGTAGCAACAGGTAAAGTAGTACCGTTAGAAGAAGTAGAAATTAAGCCTCAAATAGCAGGAATAGTTGATAGAATTTTAGTTGAAGAAGGTCAAGTTGTTAAAGCAGGAGATTTAATTGCAACAGTTAGAGTGGTACCAAATGTTGAAGCTTTAAACTCAGCAAATAATGAAATTAAAAACGCACAATTATCTTACGAGAACGCAAAAACACAGTTTGATCGTAACAGAAGTCTTTTCGAAAAAGGTGTAATTTCTAGACAAGAGTTTGAAAACTCAGAACTTTCGTTTAATAATGCGAAGCAACGTTTATCGAATGCAAAGTCTAATATGGATATTGTAAAAAGAGGAACAACTGCTGGTTTAGGAAATGCCGCAAATACCAATATTAGAGCAACTTCTTCTGGTATGATAGTAGAGATTCCCGTTAAAAGAGGATATCAGGTAATTCAGAGTAATAGCTTTAATGCTGGTACAACAATAGCTACTATTGCAGATATGAATAAAATGATATTTGAAGGAAAAGTTGACGAATCTGAAGTAGGAAAATTAGTTAGAGGAACTAAATTACAAGTATCTCTTGGAGCGATAGAAGATAAAAAGTTTCCTGCAATATTGAACTTTATCGCGCCTAAAGGAACTGAAGAAGCAGGTGCTGTTCAGTTTAAGATTAAAGCAGATGTAACTTTAGATGATAGTAATTTCATTAGAGCTGGATATTCTGCAAATGCAGATATTGTTTTAGAAAAGAAAGATGATGTTTTAGCGATTAAAGAAGCTTTATTACGTTTCGATAAGAAAACTGAAAAACCTTATGTTGAAATAAAAAAGGAAGATGGTAAGTTTGAGAAAAAGGAATTAGAATTAGGTATTTCTGATGGAGTAAATATTGAAGTTAAATCTGGAGTTACAACAACAGATGAAATTAAAATATGGAACAAAGCATCTAAAGATAAAAAAGACGAAGAAAAAGATAATTAA
- a CDS encoding 3-hydroxybutyryl-CoA dehydrogenase: MKNIAVIGAGTMGNGIAHTFAQFGYNVQLIDISQAALDKGLATISKNLDRMVAKEKISAQDKEDTLKNISTFTSVKEGVQYAGLVVEAATENIDLKLKIFKDLDEVCPEDTILATNTSSISITQIAAATSRPEKVIGMHFMNPVPIMKLVEIIRGYNTSDEVNDFIVDLTKKINKVPVEVNDYPGFVANRILMPMINESIETLYNGVAGVKEIDTVMKLGMAHPMGPLQLADFIGLDVCLSILNVMYDGFKNPKYAPCPLLVNMVTAGKLGVKSGEGFYDYSESRKAENVAKMFS; this comes from the coding sequence ATGAAAAATATTGCAGTAATTGGTGCAGGTACTATGGGAAATGGAATTGCCCATACATTTGCTCAATTTGGTTACAATGTTCAATTAATTGACATATCTCAAGCAGCTTTAGATAAAGGTTTAGCTACTATTTCTAAAAATTTAGATCGTATGGTAGCTAAAGAAAAAATATCTGCTCAAGATAAAGAAGATACATTAAAAAACATATCAACTTTTACATCAGTAAAAGAAGGTGTGCAATATGCTGGTTTAGTAGTTGAAGCTGCTACTGAAAATATTGACTTAAAATTAAAAATATTTAAAGATTTAGATGAAGTTTGCCCTGAAGATACTATTCTTGCTACAAATACCTCTTCTATCTCAATAACTCAAATTGCTGCTGCTACAAGTAGACCTGAAAAGGTAATAGGAATGCATTTTATGAATCCTGTTCCTATTATGAAGTTGGTAGAAATTATTAGAGGTTACAATACCTCTGATGAGGTTAATGACTTTATAGTTGATCTTACAAAAAAGATTAATAAAGTTCCTGTAGAAGTTAATGACTATCCTGGTTTTGTGGCCAACAGAATTTTAATGCCTATGATTAATGAATCTATTGAAACTTTATATAATGGAGTTGCTGGTGTTAAAGAAATAGATACTGTAATGAAATTAGGTATGGCACATCCAATGGGACCATTACAATTAGCTGATTTTATTGGTTTAGATGTATGTTTATCTATTTTAAATGTAATGTACGATGGGTTTAAAAATCCAAAATATGCACCATGTCCTTTATTAGTAAATATGGTAACTGCTGGTAAATTAGGAGTAAAATCTGGAGAAGGTTTTTACGATTATAGTGAAAGTAGAAAAGCTGAAAATGTAGCTAAAATGTTTAGTTAA